The Lasioglossum baleicum chromosome 3, iyLasBale1, whole genome shotgun sequence region CGTATGTATCGCTGTTCGATGTATATACTGTACGATTTATTATTACCGGCAGAAATTGAAACGATCGAATACAAATGTATGAACAGAAAAATTATGTATAATGAATTTTTACTTTAGATGTTGGCTGTGAGTATGTAACGAAACTGTTCGAATACTTAGTTCGCATATACTAGAAATGAATATTCAAAATACAGCATATTGAAAAACTGTACCTACAATATGTGTACGTTATTCTTTTTATAATTACACTATATCTACCTAATAAATTAGAttaattgtacagggtgtttttCGCTTAAAACAGACCACCTAAATACCTCAATACGAACAACAAGAAATGTGTGTATATACGTAAAAAAACATGAATGACCTTGCAAAAACCATTAAAAagattacaatttataaaaaacgattGTTCCATCTGATTCATCTTTCAAAACCACTTAGATTACGTCAGAAACTTGGATAGAGATAACTTAAGTTGTCTGTTTTAagcgaatcaccctgtataaagcgAATTATGTTGGTAAACTTAGGGAATTACATAATAAGCAGGATTTCAGCACATAGTAATTGAAACGCTCTTttctatacacatatatatatttacatatatatatgtgtgtgtgtgtgtaataatTACTatctatacaataaatatagacTACAGATGTTGTGATACTATGTACTACACTTTACAGTGTTTAATAAAGTATTTGTAAAAATGGATCAattaactaattattaaaacaTAGTTAATATTTAACGAATATATTCAATAGACATATATAGCAACTGAGAGAAAGTGTTAGCAAATGAAGATCAGTTTTGCTCTCAATAAACGATTAAAGATTCTTAACTAAAACGAAACGTAGctcgaaaagaaaagaacaaaGAGAAGGGTTGtaatttgtataatatatatctaAGATATATTTCTCCGTTCATAATTATTTACAACGTTCAtgtgtaaaataataaagtcttatatatatgtatatatctaaTTTGTATAGATAAAGTCATATAGAAATCGAAATCATTTAGGACGTATTTATCATTGATTAAGTTGTTTTGAAGTGGTCATCGGTAAGCGTTGTATATATATGTCCTTCGCTCGTTAGAAAATCAATGATATCATCGATGGTCGATAAAATATTCTTTGGTACTCGACTTTTAAGTATGTGTCTCTCAATTCCATTGTCACTGTCATTTTCTGCCTGAATAATCTTAAAAACTAATGTCTGCTCCTTTGTTAAACCGCTAAGACTATCGCTTGCCATGACATTGTCTGTTTGCATTGTATTCGAATCTTCATGATTGGTATTGCTTAATTTCTCAGCCTTTAACATCACGTATGTTACTTCTAGTAAGTGATTAGTCAATTCGTTTAAATCCGCTAGAGGCCACATTTTCAGTATTAATACATGCTTCTTATTATTTTGTTCGCGTAAGTGTCCGTACACTCGTACGTAAGTATTTAATTTAAGCACCGGCGCTACATTCGTCTTTTCTGATTCCAACCAACGGAAAGCTGTAATACTACCTGTAACATGACAAATTACGAATATTTTACTTTCTTTATATATTCATACCCCACACTCTACTAAATCATGAAAACTCTTTCAGAGCTTAttcgttacaaaaatattttacatatgacaataaaaaattatattaaattttgttcattatattatttgcagtttcaattaaattgtaaatctatatttttaATTGCCAGTTCCTCTGTCCTCTGTAACGGTAAAAAAATCACACGAAACACAGAAGACATGGAAAGCCAAAATTTGGTATACAGGCAGCTGTTAGCCCAAATGGGTGCACGAATATGTTTTTATCCTGGAAATCCTTCAGCATCAAGTGTTAAGATTAAATAATAAGATCCTGCGCGCCAGACTCGCAGACACTGTTTCGTCAATCAAAAACAatattctgacaatttcaagtACTAAGACAGCTTTTAAACCCCCTCTCCCCTTTTCGAAAAAGTAGGAGCATATAAGCATCCGGAACTGTTCTAACACTTTCTTAGTCTTGAAAATACCGCACAGACTAACTTAGAATATTGTTTTGAATTTCTAACGATCATCTATCTTGACAATGAATTATATCGAAATGCTTGGACCCTGCTCTCCTAAAATTTGTTATTGAAAAAGTACGAGTgacatttcaaaattttatgtttACAGTTATTATTTGGGCAAACGTTGCTGTTCCTGAATACTATCAGAATACTTTTCCATTAAAGATGGTATGGAAATTCGCGACATTAACAGGATTTTATTGTATTTAGTTTCAAACAATAACAATCAACAACAAATTGGCACAACTAATAGAGAAAACGGTTGGTAATAcgagaaaatctaaaatagtgGTGGTACCTTCAGAAATGAGCcagccgttgatttttcaacgggTATTATGCTAGTAGAATGAATAAACAGTCCTCACctgtttcatcttcaatttcgtaAGTTTCCTTAGTAGTGGCTTCTTCGATATGTCGTAAAACGCCAATGAAAGTGATAATATTAACAGACGATCCCCAAATTTTTAAATCGCTGTAAGAATTGTTTATATGTTTAATCATAACGGGAACATTGTTTTGTACTCTTTGAGTAGTTCCTTTACTGCCGCCAACGGAATTGCGACTTTCGTTGAAAAATCCACCCGGAACATTGTCGGTGCTATCGTTAAGgttactccagtttgttgacTGTAATTCACACATCGATTATAACATTAGGAATTTATAAAActtcatataaatttaatacGTAGATTACTAGAAGCAACGTTTACCATCGTAGCATTAATTATTATGGTCTGCTTCTTatgtttatgtaaatatatatttactgtCAGTCACAGTCGGTCACACATATATAATTCATAATAGCTGTCCaaccaattaaaaatatttcggaCTCGTAAATTTTGAATGCTTGGACTATTTAGTATTATAAAACAGCAGACAACAAATACCTGATAACATGTGTCTACAAATCGAACGTATGTAGGAAATTCCTCTCTGATAATACTGATAtatactaaataaatatatatatatcctctCTGATACtaactaaatatatatatatatatatagcgcTATAGCTATATGCTTGCATCATCCTTGTCATATTTACGTGATATTTACAGTGTAAATATACTAAATATATTTAGCAAACTAAATTTGCGCAATAGTTCCGAAATTATAAGaataatttgatttttataatcatttaattttaattgtcaGTACACGTTATCACTTTGTTCGTTAAACATAAAAACTTGATATACATGCCATAtcgtttattataaaaaatatttgagaaCTATACGAATGTGTGGcatgaaaaagaaattaaatttagagtttcatataaatttattcaatttattaatttcgTACATTTTAGTCAActgattatttaaattacatgattAACaagtaataaatttattattaatgtacAATGTAGAAGGCAAAGTACAAATCAGTAGCTTTGTCGTAAAATAACTAAAAATAATAGTTTTCTTTAAATTAACTCTGTGTTGCTATTTCCAATAGGTTTTATCTATGATTTATACACATTTTCCAGACAGATATCTATTTGTTTCGAGAAATGAAGAGCCTAAGTGAAATTATAAAAAGTTGCGTTTTAAATAGATCTGTAACAACATTTAAGATACGTTAGAAATTATACGCtaatttcaaaatatatacAGACGAAAATATCTGAGAGAACAAATGAGCAATATTTTTGTCTTTAAATTGTGTTTTCAACATCATAGTTTGCTACAAAGTAATAAAACATGGGTGTTCGTCTTACGCTTTACAAAGACGACGTTTCCTCAACTATTTCGAAACATAATATTAACGGTGGTTGGTGAGATTATCTATAAAAAGACCATAACTACTTAACAGAAAAGCCTCTAATTTACAAAGTCGACAGATTTGTTGCGATCGAACTCATAGAAAGATTTTTGAATTTGTAATAAACGGTTCTGTTGGTATCTATGATTGGTTAGGACTAAGCAagaataatgtacacaaaataaatgaattaattttaaaaatcagtAAATAGTTGGATGGATATTCTTTGTACAAGAATTTTCGTACATTTTCAGCTCTTCAAACTATTCAACAGTTTCAGAGTGATTTGTGTTCGAGATTTCGGAGGTCCACAGCTTTGTCCAAGACTAGCCTGTCCGTATCTTATTATCGTTGCACGCACATCATCCTCACTATCATCTAATCCCGTATTCAGTTGATACTTTTCAAATTCAGTAAGCACCGAGTCTAAATTCTGAATCCTTTCTGCAAGTAAATCTGAAATGTCCTTCCAACTCTGTAATCGTATAATGAAAGATTCAATTAGTAATATTTCAGAACAATACGAGCAATTAAAGTATAAACATCAGCGAACAGTCTTACATTATCATTATCGTTCAACGAAAGCGATTCTATTtccttaattaattttttattcttcttcttcgaaGCTTGAGGTTGTAATCGAGTTGCATACATAGTACATATGGCACTAATCATTGCAAGAGATTCGCTACACGTGGATGCTCTCAACAGAAAATGTTTAAAGGATACTGGAATTTCTTTTTCAGGGATATCCATTGTCTGCAAGCATGGAGAACCTCGCAGCATTTGAATGCATTCAAAGTCAGGACAACCTGTTTGAGATAGCGATTCCGCCAACAGAGCAATCGTTTTCAACTGCCCGGAATAATGAGCTTCGCGCAACCTTTCTACCGCATCCATAGGAACCAATATCTTACACGGCATATTCTTCTTTCCTTCTGACTCGAAAGGTTGCAGAGTCGAAGGTATCTGCTCGCTATCTAGTTGTTTCAATTCACTAGATAGTCGACTTAATAGCGAAGAAGAATCTGATGATGCGCATGCTGCTAAAATTTTCAGTATTAAATTCCTCGCCACAAGTAGTCTTAACATACATTCGCGTGTTTCGTTCTGCATCGTCGGATCTACTTCGTTTTCTGTCAATGGTTCCCATCCGCAAACAACCTGATCATGTAAAACGTATTAACCCATTAGAATCTTAGGTTTCCATTacaaaatatatacagggtgattctgggaactgggacaagttgctGTTTTTTTTCAAGGAGAAATAGAATAAtagtatgtaataaaaaataaggtcataggaagttaggatgtattatgactagactgcggatgtttatgcaattttcaaattttgtagacgaattttaagaaagtgggaccaaataaaatcctattttcattggttaTAGCTTTTGTAGAtcgataataaataaaaattgtaccaaGTTCTGTCAAActtgatactccagcatttttcgaaaatttttataaagcatatataaatgcataaagataatTATGCCATATCTAATTATGACATATGATTATAACTCTcacttttttctatttttactttaaaaagagcagtaacttgtcccagttcccagaatcactctgtgtatataaataataaatgtattatAGTCACTATTATTACCTTCAAATCGCGATTATCCCGCAAGGCATTCAAACGTACTGAATCTTCCTCGGGCTGAATATGCATACTATTTATAGTCGAAAATAGCGATGCCGGGCTGTCACACCAACTTAATTCCAAAAGCATTTTATCCATTGTAGTCATAACGAACTGGAAGGAATTCTCTAAACGCTCCCGCAGCTCTACAAACTCTTGGATTTTGACAAAACTTCCATATTTATAGGCGAACGTTAGGTGATCTGCACTCTGGTTTACATATTGGGATTAATACATACCATTATAAATTAGGTTCGGAAAGTTTTCCTTGGTTTTCAAAATTGTATGCTACGTTAATACATACATCTTTGCAGTTTGCGACGAAAAACTTATTGGAAATCTCTAAATTTGCAGAAGCCAAGAAAAGATGGCCAAGCGGAGCTAGCAGCGGAGCAAGTAAATGGCCCAAAGAGTCTAATTGAATATGTTTAACATctaataacgtaaaaatatggtcTGCTGCGCCTACTAATCCAGCCTCCAAATATATTCGCACGAGTAAAATTTTTATGTGAAAGTTCGCAGGACTTGATAATAAACCGCGCTCTAATATTGACATGGCTCTAcaaaagtattttttagttttattatataaatagtaacTTGTCTGAAGAAATTTCATTAGAGATATTATCACCTGTAGAGGTGGGATGCTTCATCGGTATTGCTCCACAATTCGTGCAATAAATGTGTAGCTAGAAGTATGTAGGAATCCGCAGGACAAAAATCTGTTGGTAATCTTTCTTGAATCGGACACAACTCGTTACCCTTTTCGTataatttacataatcgttCTACTAGTTGCTTTTGTTCGTCTACGCTTATGTTAGGGTAATGATGCAAACCGCAGATACGATGCAGCTGTTCTAAATGAATATGTCTTTGCATTTGCTGCACGGTTACTGGAAATTCATCTGGTTTAACGCCTACATCCTTCTCTATCTAAAAGAGTGAAAGTATCTTAAGTAATGTCATGGTGAACAAGTAACGTACCCCGAAATCTTATTAGTACTTACTTTTTGAAGCAATTCTAACTTGCCCGCTTGCGGTAACAAATTTAAGTACAGTCGTAAATCTTCAACTACACAGTCTTTCTCTCCGAATTGTGAGAAATACTGATGCATTATGTTCATTGGTTCGGCAATGTTTTCAATAGTTCCTTTACTCTGAGTGCGTTTGAATAATTCGAATTTAGCCAAGTAAGGAGACCTGACTTTTTTCTCCGACGTAGTTATAATCTTATCAAAGAATTCTAAACATTCTTCagttttttgaaatttcaaagcCGCCGAAAGATAATCTTTATAATACGCCCAATTGTCTGTACTGCTCGTAATATacaaatacaataatataataccGGAGTATTACGTttagaaataatatataataatatatattatacactCACTTTTCATTGATAAGTTCTTTATATGCGTTCGCTGCTTCAGGAAAGCGTTCCAACTTCAACAAAAGAGCTGCTTTCGCTTGAGAAATAGGCGAAAGATGCACAGCTAAAGGCCCGGATAAAACATTTAACATCTCTTCGCTTTTACCTTGAAGCTCCAGTATCATTAAATATAGTTGGACTTCTTGTTCCGCTTCCATTTTACCATCCTTAATTATCTTGGTcaccttgttatttaaattttaattagtaACTGATTTGTTGCAagaatttattaatttgaatGTAGTTTACAAACCATCCTCTCCGCTAAAGGTAAAATAACTGTTTTCGCTAATTTCTCTTCCGCATGTATGGCCTGCATAACTATGCTCATCACAGCCCAAAAATAATAAGGATTTTTTGGTTTAAGTTTGTATAAGGCAAGCGCTGTTTGTCGTTGTTTCGTGTAATCTCCGAGACGTACATACGACATAAAAAGATGCGTTAATAATTCCTCGTTATTCGGATCTGCTTTAGTCGCAGCCTCGTATACTTCACTAATTTTGTTCGCTACAAACAACCACATCTAAAGTTATACTTTAATAATAGATTTTGATAAACTCGATACTCTGAGAACTAATCAAGCTTACGTTGATGTATTTCTCTGTAACAAATGCTCATAACCTGTAGAGTAGAATCCTCACAGGGTATTTTTGAGCGTACTTTATCCATAATAACTTGACACTCGTTTTCTTTACCCAATCGCAACAGAGCCAAAGCTTTGAGCATTTCGGCGCATTGATTGCTTGGCTGCTTCTTGAGCACCTTATCTGCCTCTTGCAGAGCTTTCTTATTGTTTCCATTATCCAACCAATCTGGAATGCATAATACAACGATGTTACATAACCTCATCACCGGTCCAATATTTCCAGTACATATTTACGGAGCTCGAaaaatcgaaacgttttatcAATGTTAAAAGTATAAATAGCACACTTGCCGTATATTCGACGTAATCGACGTTCGTTAACAATACTTTCCACATCGGCTTTAGACGCCATGATACTTTTTATGGTAATTTTAAATCAACAAACCGAAAGAGCAAACATTCCTTCGTCAAGTGCATCGTGATATCATAAGGCAGATTTACAATGAGCTTGAAGTTTGATACGATACGTGACCATAATTTTACGATCATACGTCATGTCATACGTGAAACCTGAAATTCTAACTTACAAATATCTTCGTTGgacaaaaatgttgtacaattgtacgtatatatgtacacaaaatatattttcgatatattctgtataaattcataaattaaatgaacattgttttagtgatgggcaccatcgactaaaaactatcgactaaatcgatagtattcaactactattttcagtcgactgattttttaaactatcgactgaatttagtagtggtggggttactattttccatagacatatagagatagactgcgccgtcttatgggcgagttgaagcccacaatggcggcgcgcggtacaaagagtgagagagagagcattagccggggtccatagcgctctctttctatatgatgtgtcgacacatcaattagaaagagagcgctatggaccccggctaatgctctctctgtctcgcacgccgccattgtgggctgcagcgcttcgttcaggccgcgcagtctatctctatatgtctatgctattttcagtcgactgtttacacgtcgccatcttgaaatttcaaatgtcagtgtcagacgatgaaacgaaaaggttagaaatacataattatgacaggacgtgcaaatatgcaagtaatgaaatatgtaatagatatttcaatactttaattcatattggatgttaaaatcttattgctatttatgcaatataaactatatatgtgatataaataaattgtgtacatttatatttataacgtagtgtatgaatttattattaaataaagacaaaatcattcaatcacgaaatttaatatctctgtactgtcccatactgtcctactattcatttaactagcgaacatcgagaataagagtaaatacgagaataacctgtaaacgactgaaaactatcgactaaattcagttactgaatcagtcgcttaaactatcgagctattcgttgaattttaacggcggatgttttgaataaattttataagatttactatcaaatacattcactcattagcgatatcgaattattaaaaattataaaaaaattatttttattattattaattatttaattattgtctggtatatttaccccaatttactcttactgtgcctataatactaagtgagcactgcagtacaatgctgtaagagtgagtgagaaatgagatctatacgtaggcatagactatagcccgcaatctagacgtataaccactaaaacgaaatttcagtcgactaaaaactatcgactaaatattcgatagtatgtagtaactaaatagtaattagtcgatagttgaatttagtcgataatgcccatcactacaTTGTTTATTCGATTTCATGAAACATTTCCAACTTTTATTACTAAATcgcaagaaaaattttcttttataatactataattccaGTTCTTTTCTGatactaattttcttatttCCACAGAATTGCTCAGAATCGAgacttctcaacagactatatattattgtattacggcatgttatctgaagccgggtctatatatatatatggtctaagatcGGAAAGTACCTCATCTTCAAAATTCACACCATGGGGAGCCACGTAACAGCAACATTAAAATTCTGTATGCATGTAGTTACTCTTCCATAAGTATATTCCATGTCAAAACGAACTTGTCATTATAAATTCGCGCGCAAATTCTGTTTGATTTTCTGTACTCAATCTATTTCGTTTTTGAACATTCAAATTAACTTGGCGAAAAGTAACCATGTGGTCATCAAATTTAGATACTAGTGCAAAGTTTGAAGGTGGCTTTTTAGACAATAGTCGAAAAGATGGGCAATCGCAGGCTGATGGGAAATCGCGAAGAATACAAACTATTGTTCCTGTTATGATAGGACATTTACTTGCTACGTCTTCTACCGACGAAATTCAATTTTGGGGTATCCCTGCGCGTATGGTCACGTTTCTTGGAATAGTACGAAATGTTGAAGAAACTGCGACAAAAATATCTTACGATGTTGAAGATGAAACAGGTTCGATTGGATAATctttatattttcttgtttattttATTGATGTGTTATGTATTGtcttttgtatatatatacatatatatgtatatatccagGTACAATAATAGCACTCAAATGGTTAGAGGCGGATAAAAAAACATCAGACGTTACTATGCCGATGAATACGTATATTCGCATTGTCGGTTTACTTAGAGAGCAAAATGAGAAACGACATGTTCTTATTTTGCGCATGTGGCCGCTGCAAGACTTGAATGAATTGACAAATCATATTCTCGAGGTAACTTACGCTACATTAAAAGCGGAAGCAATGGCTAAAAATGGCAACAAGACAGAGGTTGATCATAACGATAGTAGAGTAGATAATGGAC contains the following coding sequences:
- the Psidin gene encoding phagocyte signaling impaired isoform X1, with the translated sequence MASKADVESIVNERRLRRIYDWLDNGNNKKALQEADKVLKKQPSNQCAEMLKALALLRLGKENECQVIMDKVRSKIPCEDSTLQVMSICYREIHQPNKISEVYEAATKADPNNEELLTHLFMSYVRLGDYTKQRQTALALYKLKPKNPYYFWAVMSIVMQAIHAEEKLAKTVILPLAERMVTKIIKDGKMEAEQEVQLYLMILELQGKSEEMLNVLSGPLAVHLSPISQAKAALLLKLERFPEAANAYKELINENTDNWAYYKDYLSAALKFQKTEECLEFFDKIITTSEKKVRSPYLAKFELFKRTQSKGTIENIAEPMNIMHQYFSQFGEKDCVVEDLRLYLNLLPQAGKLELLQKIEKDVGVKPDEFPVTVQQMQRHIHLEQLHRICGLHHYPNISVDEQKQLVERLCKLYEKGNELCPIQERLPTDFCPADSYILLATHLLHELWSNTDEASHLYRAMSILERGLLSSPANFHIKILLVRIYLEAGLVGAADHIFTLLDVKHIQLDSLGHLLAPLLAPLGHLFLASANLEISNKFFVANCKDSADHLTFAYKYGSFVKIQEFVELRERLENSFQFVMTTMDKMLLELSWCDSPASLFSTINSMHIQPEEDSVRLNALRDNRDLKVVCGWEPLTENEVDPTMQNETRECMLRLLVARNLILKILAACASSDSSSLLSRLSSELKQLDSEQIPSTLQPFESEGKKNMPCKILVPMDAVERLREAHYSGQLKTIALLAESLSQTGCPDFECIQMLRGSPCLQTMDIPEKEIPVSFKHFLLRASTCSESLAMISAICTMYATRLQPQASKKKNKKLIKEIESLSLNDNDNSWKDISDLLAERIQNLDSVLTEFEKYQLNTGLDDSEDDVRATIIRYGQASLGQSCGPPKSRTQITLKLLNSLKS
- the LOC143207063 gene encoding replication protein A 32 kDa subunit; this encodes MWSSNLDTSAKFEGGFLDNSRKDGQSQADGKSRRIQTIVPVMIGHLLATSSTDEIQFWGIPARMVTFLGIVRNVEETATKISYDVEDETGTIIALKWLEADKKTSDVTMPMNTYIRIVGLLREQNEKRHVLILRMWPLQDLNELTNHILEVTYATLKAEAMAKNGNKTEVDHNDSRVDNGPSENLPYYGMTRDQSLVYKIIHAQNNTESGIERSEIKSKVPERVLLQMDNILDFLVSEGHIYTTSTDDYFKTT
- the Psidin gene encoding phagocyte signaling impaired isoform X2 yields the protein MSYVRLGDYTKQRQTALALYKLKPKNPYYFWAVMSIVMQAIHAEEKLAKTVILPLAERMVTKIIKDGKMEAEQEVQLYLMILELQGKSEEMLNVLSGPLAVHLSPISQAKAALLLKLERFPEAANAYKELINENTDNWAYYKDYLSAALKFQKTEECLEFFDKIITTSEKKVRSPYLAKFELFKRTQSKGTIENIAEPMNIMHQYFSQFGEKDCVVEDLRLYLNLLPQAGKLELLQKIEKDVGVKPDEFPVTVQQMQRHIHLEQLHRICGLHHYPNISVDEQKQLVERLCKLYEKGNELCPIQERLPTDFCPADSYILLATHLLHELWSNTDEASHLYRAMSILERGLLSSPANFHIKILLVRIYLEAGLVGAADHIFTLLDVKHIQLDSLGHLLAPLLAPLGHLFLASANLEISNKFFVANCKDSADHLTFAYKYGSFVKIQEFVELRERLENSFQFVMTTMDKMLLELSWCDSPASLFSTINSMHIQPEEDSVRLNALRDNRDLKVVCGWEPLTENEVDPTMQNETRECMLRLLVARNLILKILAACASSDSSSLLSRLSSELKQLDSEQIPSTLQPFESEGKKNMPCKILVPMDAVERLREAHYSGQLKTIALLAESLSQTGCPDFECIQMLRGSPCLQTMDIPEKEIPVSFKHFLLRASTCSESLAMISAICTMYATRLQPQASKKKNKKLIKEIESLSLNDNDNSWKDISDLLAERIQNLDSVLTEFEKYQLNTGLDDSEDDVRATIIRYGQASLGQSCGPPKSRTQITLKLLNSLKS
- the LOC143207064 gene encoding replication protein A 32 kDa subunit-like, translated to MSTNWSNLNDSTDNVPGGFFNESRNSVGGSKGTTQRVQNNVPVMIKHINNSYSDLKIWGSSVNIITFIGVLRHIEEATTKETYEIEDETGSITAFRWLESEKTNVAPVLKLNTYVRVYGHLREQNNKKHVLILKMWPLADLNELTNHLLEVTYVMLKAEKLSNTNHEDSNTMQTDNVMASDSLSGLTKEQTLVFKIIQAENDSDNGIERHILKSRVPKNILSTIDDIIDFLTSEGHIYTTLTDDHFKTT